The stretch of DNA GACGATCCGTTCGGTGCCGTCGGCGATTACGCTGGCAGTTTCCTGATCAAGTCAGCGGTCGAATTCTCCGGTGGCTACGACACCAATCCCGGCCGGCTCGCCGTCGCACAAGCCAGGCCGTTCTACGTGATCGCACCGGAATTCGTCGCGTTCTCCGACTGGGAACGTCACGCGCTGGTGGCCGATCTGCGCGGCTCCTTCACCGGCTACACCAGCAACCTCACGCCGAACGCGGACGGTACGCCGCTGTCGGCGCCGCTCGATATCGATCGGCCGAGCTTCATCGGCCATGTCGACGGCCGGCTCGATGTCAGCCGCGACACCAGGCTCACTGGGCAAGGGCGGTTGTTTGTCTCGACCGACAATCCCGGCAGCCCGAACGTGCAGGCGGGCCTCGCCAGATATCCGATCTACACCACGGTAGGCGGTACCTTAGGCGTCGATCAGAACTTTAACCGGCTGCAGGTTTCCGCCGGCGCCGCCGTCGACCGCACCGACTACACCAACTCAAAGCTCACCGACGGGACGTCCAGCACCAACGACGACCGCAACTTCAGCCAGTACGGCGGCGTCGGCCGCGTCAGCTATGATCTGAGGCCCGGCCTGAAGCCGTTTGTGGAAGTGCAGGGCGACAGCCGCGTGCATGACCTCAGGCTCGACCGCAACGGTTTTGCGCGCGACTCCAACGGCGGCTATGTCAAGGGCGGCACCAGTTTCGAATTCTCGCGGCTGTTGACCGGCGAAATCGGCGTCGGCTACGCCGCGCGCGACTATGCCGATCCGAGGCTCGATCGCCTGGAAGGCCTGCTGGTCTCGTCCTCGCTGGTCTGGACCGCGACGCCGCTGACGACGGCAAAGTTCTATTCCGACACCACGATCACGGAGACCACGCTGCCCGGCACGTCCGGCGTGCTGACGCACATCTACACCGTCGAAGTCGATCACGACTTCCGCCGCTGGCTGACCGCGATCGGCAAATTCACCTGGGGGGACCTCGACTATCAGGGCAATCCCAGGCGCG from Bradyrhizobium sp. AZCC 1693 encodes:
- a CDS encoding outer membrane beta-barrel protein — its product is MRAGPVTGRNSRARAFRAALPCLALIALMGTAAQAQTVTPDLFSSRRTSQTTPADSPLRRTAAEVNDPLNSPKLQDNDKDKPAPSRIGQIPKYGLPAASGAADSGYDSLNRKRKKPKYYPGQARPKPPVGPGSPPPPIASNTRLRLSIPPSESAHKTPIPPAMAGTVVGQPPRKRLRIDDDPFGAVGDYAGSFLIKSAVEFSGGYDTNPGRLAVAQARPFYVIAPEFVAFSDWERHALVADLRGSFTGYTSNLTPNADGTPLSAPLDIDRPSFIGHVDGRLDVSRDTRLTGQGRLFVSTDNPGSPNVQAGLARYPIYTTVGGTLGVDQNFNRLQVSAGAAVDRTDYTNSKLTDGTSSTNDDRNFSQYGGVGRVSYDLRPGLKPFVEVQGDSRVHDLRLDRNGFARDSNGGYVKGGTSFEFSRLLTGEIGVGYAARDYADPRLDRLEGLLVSSSLVWTATPLTTAKFYSDTTITETTLPGTSGVLTHIYTVEVDHDFRRWLTAIGKFTWGDLDYQGNPRRDKIYTLSGEAIYKMNRNVWLRGTLRRDWLDSNLPGNSTASTVAMLGVRLQH